The genomic segment TCCTCGCTTCACGATATGTTCAACAAAATATCCACTATTCTTTTGGAGAAATTGTTGCTCTATTCGTGCTAATTTTGTTGGATCTGGGATGGAGCCATTTGGTATCAAAACCGTGTAATTACCCGGATTTAACACCACATCGTTTATCGGTGAGTAGCGATGCTGCTGCCTTTTAAATATTTTTATCCATGGATTCAGTTCCCACACTTTTTTTATCACAGTTCCTTGAGCTTGAGCCCAATCATCAATCTTGTAATAACCCTTGAGAGAGAGACTTACTGTTTTATTATTAGTTAGAAGATTTTTTTTCTTTTCAAATGGTTTAGTAAAAATCTGATTCTCATTTTCGATAATGTATTTTATGGCAATTGTTCGCCAAATATATTCATCTGTTTCGTCTTTTCGTTGGATTAAACTGAAAAAATCTCTTCCTCCCTGTTCCCGAATAGCACGAGTGATATTACCCATGCCGGCATTGAAAGAGCACATGGCAAGAAGCATATCATCAATTCCCATTTTTTGCAAATAATTTTGAGCCCACATAATATAATCGCATGCTGCCTGTGTGGAACTGAACAATCCTTGCCTTTGATCCACAAAATGATTTACAGTCAAACCATAATGCTTTGCCGTCGGTTTGATAAATTGCCAGTAACCGATTGCTCCGGCGTGTGAACCGGCAAATGGACTTAGATAACTTTCGGCAACTGCAAGGTATTTCATATCATCAGGTAAACCATTTTCACGAAGAATGTTTTCAATTATTGGAAAACATTCGGTTGTTCGAGGAATGTATTTATATGCGTATTTGATTTCCGAACCGTACCATTTTTTGAATTTTTCGAGATACCTTTCATTCGTCAAGTCGAAAGTATATCCGGCAAAAATAATGGAATCGGGAAACTGGGAATCCATTTTAATTCGGGTGGAACT from the Candidatus Cloacimonadota bacterium genome contains:
- a CDS encoding LysM peptidoglycan-binding domain-containing protein codes for the protein MKKLFALLLLSTAFLTGCSGYNSFFGYIPASKKSTPSEKVELKKEENILVQDTLDADNPNNDSLESTITNHISLISSQEQQIDSLFALVDALQDSILFLNSSTRIKMDSQFPDSIIFAGYTFDLTNERYLEKFKKWYGSEIKYAYKYIPRTTECFPIIENILRENGLPDDMKYLAVAESYLSPFAGSHAGAIGYWQFIKPTAKHYGLTVNHFVDQRQGLFSSTQAACDYIMWAQNYLQKMGIDDMLLAMCSFNAGMGNITRAIREQGGRDFFSLIQRKDETDEYIWRTIAIKYIIENENQIFTKPFEKKKNLLTNNKTVSLSLKGYYKIDDWAQAQGTVIKKVWELNPWIKIFKRQQHRYSPINDVVLNPGNYTVLIPNGSIPDPTKLARIEQQFLQKNSGYFVEHIVKRGENLYNISRRYKTSVSKLMRINSLHNSVIYPGQKLKLFSDSSAPTKTNKYYSVKKGDTIANISSHLGVSLTHLISKNNLKTRYRNSNLIVIIYPGQKLYY